In Streptomyces liangshanensis, the DNA window TTCGCGCGCGCCCTGAAACCGGGCGGCCACCTCATCACCGCGACCCACGTCGGTGACGAGGACTTCCGGCGCACCGAGGCGTACGGCGGGGTGTCCGTCCGCTGGACGACCTACAAGTGGCGCCCGGAGCAGCTCGTGCGGTTGATCGAAGAGGCCGGTCTGCACCCGGTCGCGGAGCTGCGCCTGCCCGCGGACGAGCACACGGGGCCGGGTGTGGTCGTCATGGCCAGGCGCCCCGGCTGACCTCGGTCGCCCGCCGCCCGCCGCCCGCCGCCCGCTGCCCCTCACCCGTCACGGCGCGGCGGGCGGCAGTCCCGTGTCGTACTTCCGGAGCAGGCCCAGCATGCGCTCGTCGATCCGCTCCGGCCCCCACGGCTGGACCTGGACGCCGGGCAGCGGCGGGTCGCCCCCTTCGACGAAGAGGCCTTCCGCGCCGCCCGGGGTGAAGACGAAGAGCAGCTTGGCGGGCTGGATCCCGGCGTTGGTGAAGCGGTGGACGGTGCCGCGCGGGAGGTGCACGACGTCGCCGGTACGGGCGGTGAAGACGCGGTCCCCGTCGAGGAACTCCAGCTCGCCGGAGATGAGGTAGAAGGTCTCGTCGGTGGCGGCGTGGACGTGGGGCGCGGGACCGCCGCCCGGGGGCACGGTCGCCTCGATCACGCCGATCACG includes these proteins:
- a CDS encoding cupin domain-containing protein, which translates into the protein MSFTIQDRPDDTGSPTGGVHVPAGGGTTTWFNGDIYGVRLTAEQTGGVIGVIEATVPPGGGPAPHVHAATDETFYLISGELEFLDGDRVFTARTGDVVHLPRGTVHRFTNAGIQPAKLLFVFTPGGAEGLFVEGGDPPLPGVQVQPWGPERIDERMLGLLRKYDTGLPPAAP